The Saccharomonospora cyanea NA-134 genome includes a region encoding these proteins:
- a CDS encoding FecCD family ABC transporter permease produces the protein MAPTPPPSRVRPASATAPSSPHADGSGRSRARYGYTFAALVAALCVAALLSLAYGAHPVPVGDVWRALTQPTGSEHDIIVRSLRGPRTILGVLAGVALGIGGALMQGHTRNPIADPGLLGVNQGAAFGIVCALTVFGVGSLTGFVWFGFAGALVAASVVFLFGNTGGRGSAPVTLALAGAAVSALLSGLTAALVLGNRQGMEVFRFWQVGSLAGRNYDVVWQVLPFLAVGLVLALVNTPGLNTLALGDDVATALGRSTARTRALGIAAITLLVGAAVAACGPIAFVGLIVPHVARVLTGPDYRRLVPVAGLLGAVLLLLADVGGRLVSDDSLEVGIMCAVIGAPVFIRLVRARGLSRL, from the coding sequence ATGGCCCCGACACCGCCGCCCTCGCGGGTACGACCCGCGAGCGCCACGGCACCGTCGTCCCCCCACGCCGACGGCTCCGGCCGCTCCCGGGCGCGGTACGGGTACACGTTCGCCGCGCTCGTGGCCGCCCTGTGCGTCGCGGCGCTGCTCAGCCTCGCCTACGGGGCGCACCCGGTGCCCGTCGGGGACGTCTGGCGTGCCCTGACCCAGCCCACCGGGAGTGAACACGACATCATCGTGCGGTCTCTGCGCGGCCCTCGAACGATTCTCGGGGTCCTCGCCGGGGTGGCGCTCGGGATCGGCGGGGCGCTCATGCAGGGGCACACGCGCAACCCGATCGCCGATCCCGGTCTCCTGGGCGTCAACCAGGGTGCGGCGTTCGGCATCGTGTGCGCCCTCACGGTGTTCGGTGTCGGCTCACTGACCGGGTTCGTCTGGTTCGGCTTCGCCGGTGCGCTGGTGGCCGCCTCCGTGGTCTTCCTCTTCGGCAACACCGGCGGTCGTGGTTCGGCACCGGTCACGCTGGCGTTGGCGGGCGCGGCCGTGAGCGCCCTGCTGTCCGGGCTCACGGCCGCGCTCGTGCTCGGCAACCGTCAGGGCATGGAGGTCTTCCGGTTCTGGCAGGTCGGCTCACTGGCGGGCAGGAACTACGACGTCGTCTGGCAGGTGCTGCCGTTTTTGGCTGTCGGGCTCGTGTTGGCACTGGTCAACACGCCCGGCCTGAACACGCTCGCGCTCGGGGACGACGTCGCCACCGCGCTGGGACGCAGCACCGCCCGGACGAGGGCACTGGGGATCGCCGCCATCACGCTGCTGGTGGGTGCCGCCGTGGCCGCGTGCGGGCCCATCGCCTTCGTGGGGCTCATCGTGCCGCACGTGGCGCGTGTTCTCACCGGCCCCGACTACCGCAGGCTCGTCCCGGTCGCCGGGCTGCTGGGCGCCGTCCTGTTGTTGCTCGCAGACGTCGGTGGCCGGCTCGTGTCCGACGACAGCCTGGAGGTCGGCATCATGTGCGCCGTCATCGGCGCGCCGGTGTTCATCCGGCTGGTGCGCGCAAGGGGGCTCAGCAGGCTGTGA
- a CDS encoding ABC transporter ATP-binding protein, which produces MTEARLRAEGIRLGYGERLVVDGLDLDVADGAITVIIGPNGCGKSTLLRALGRLLRPQGGAVLLDGKRIDRQPTREVARVVGLLPQSPTAPEGLTVADLVSRGRHPHQSWHRQWSADDEEAVSRALRLTGMDTYADRVVDQLSGGQRQRAWISMTLAQDTSLLLLDEPITYLDLAHQVDVLDLVHRLHTERGTTVAMVLHDLNLAARYADTLVAMKDGRVVAQGPPTELLTEELLSEVFGLDATILPDPVAGTPLVVPISAHLRSATR; this is translated from the coding sequence ATGACCGAGGCGAGACTGCGCGCCGAGGGAATTCGGCTCGGCTACGGCGAACGACTCGTCGTCGACGGGCTCGATCTCGACGTCGCCGACGGGGCGATCACGGTGATCATCGGCCCCAACGGCTGCGGCAAGTCGACACTGCTGCGCGCACTGGGTCGCCTGCTGCGCCCACAGGGTGGAGCCGTGCTGCTCGACGGCAAACGCATAGACCGGCAACCGACCCGCGAGGTCGCGCGCGTCGTCGGCCTGCTGCCGCAGTCACCGACCGCTCCCGAGGGCCTGACCGTGGCCGACCTCGTGTCCCGTGGCAGGCACCCGCACCAGAGCTGGCACCGGCAGTGGTCGGCGGACGACGAGGAAGCCGTGTCGAGGGCCCTGCGGCTCACCGGAATGGACACCTATGCCGACCGCGTCGTCGATCAGCTCTCGGGCGGGCAGCGGCAACGCGCGTGGATCTCCATGACGCTCGCCCAGGACACGTCGCTGCTCCTGCTCGACGAACCGATCACCTACCTCGACCTGGCACACCAGGTCGACGTGCTCGACCTCGTCCACCGACTGCACACGGAGCGGGGCACCACGGTGGCGATGGTGTTGCACGACCTGAACCTCGCCGCCCGCTACGCCGACACACTCGTGGCCATGAAGGACGGCCGGGTGGTGGCTCAGGGCCCTCCCACCGAACTGCTCACCGAGGAACTGCTGTCCGAGGTGTTCGGCCTGGACGCCACGATCCTGCCGGACCCGGTGGCGGGAACCCCGCTCGTGGTGCCGATCAGCGCTCACCTGCGGTCGGCGACCCGCTGA
- a CDS encoding FecCD family ABC transporter permease encodes MNLVRDVEAVPGRKVLAVGRLSLTFRPRVVAVPLVGVGVLLAVSSLNIALGSAQIDVLDVLRTLAGGGDRRENGIVFDLRLPRTLAGALVGAAFGLAGALFQSIARNPLASPDILGVTWGAGAGAVAVIVLGGTRGQVSGLVAELGVPLAALVGGLVAGVALYALSWRRGIDGYRMVLVGIGLSAVFYNLVYWLLTVGDVDDATRATVWLVGNLADAGWEQIGGVSIALTVLVVTALVGAHTLGGLQFGDDTARGLGIRVDAARGTMLLLATALAAVATATAGPIAFVALATPQIALRLARTAQPPLVGSLVLGATLVVSADLVVRLVSASLPVGVLTAILGAPYLLYLLVRTRRG; translated from the coding sequence GTGAACCTCGTACGCGACGTCGAGGCGGTGCCCGGCAGGAAGGTGCTGGCGGTCGGACGCCTGTCCTTGACCTTCCGCCCCCGGGTGGTGGCGGTGCCGCTCGTCGGCGTGGGTGTGCTGCTGGCCGTGTCCTCGCTGAACATCGCGCTCGGCAGCGCGCAGATCGACGTGCTGGACGTGCTGCGCACACTCGCGGGCGGAGGGGACCGGCGGGAGAACGGCATCGTCTTCGACCTGCGGCTGCCCCGCACGCTGGCCGGTGCCCTCGTGGGCGCGGCGTTCGGCCTCGCAGGAGCGCTCTTCCAGTCGATCGCCCGCAACCCGCTGGCCAGTCCCGACATCCTCGGCGTCACGTGGGGTGCCGGGGCCGGGGCGGTGGCGGTGATCGTCCTCGGAGGGACTCGCGGGCAGGTGAGCGGTCTCGTCGCCGAACTCGGTGTCCCCCTCGCCGCTCTCGTGGGTGGCCTCGTCGCCGGGGTGGCGTTGTACGCGCTGTCGTGGCGACGCGGCATCGACGGCTACCGCATGGTGCTCGTGGGCATCGGGCTGTCGGCCGTCTTCTACAACCTCGTCTACTGGCTCTTGACCGTGGGCGACGTGGACGACGCCACCCGAGCCACCGTGTGGCTCGTGGGCAACCTCGCCGACGCCGGCTGGGAGCAGATCGGCGGGGTTTCGATCGCGCTCACCGTGCTCGTGGTCACCGCGCTGGTGGGCGCTCACACGCTCGGCGGCCTCCAGTTCGGCGACGACACCGCGCGCGGGCTGGGCATCCGGGTGGACGCGGCCCGCGGAACGATGTTGCTGCTCGCCACCGCGCTGGCCGCCGTGGCCACCGCGACGGCGGGGCCCATCGCGTTCGTCGCCCTCGCGACGCCGCAGATCGCGCTGCGCCTCGCCCGCACCGCGCAACCGCCCCTGGTGGGTTCCCTGGTGCTGGGAGCAACGCTCGTGGTGAGCGCCGACCTCGTCGTGCGGCTGGTCTCGGCGAGCCTTCCGGTCGGGGTGCTGACCGCGATCCTCGGCGCGCCGTATCTGCTCTACCTGCTCGTACGGACGCGGCGCGGATGA
- a CDS encoding DUF5336 domain-containing protein, which yields MSDSGYFPPPPSPPSPPPSATPSGYPVPPGYRLVPARPGLGTTHWLHLATFATGLAALFLGFAPAAESAAGVSEDYFGAVYSVSIYEGGAGLTPALLFTAGFVALLSVLPGGRERTGPGPVVPALSVGVTLEMLFSTFTMPAEQEAAVGWIMVMVLCVLQSVIALVAYFIGRSVPESR from the coding sequence GTGAGCGACTCCGGATACTTCCCGCCCCCACCGTCACCGCCGTCACCGCCACCGTCGGCCACGCCGTCGGGCTATCCGGTGCCGCCCGGGTACCGGCTCGTGCCGGCGCGGCCCGGCCTCGGGACGACGCACTGGTTGCACCTCGCCACGTTCGCCACCGGGCTGGCCGCGCTGTTCCTCGGTTTCGCTCCGGCGGCGGAGTCCGCAGCCGGTGTCAGCGAGGACTACTTCGGCGCCGTCTACTCCGTGTCGATCTACGAGGGCGGCGCCGGGCTGACACCGGCACTGTTGTTCACTGCGGGGTTCGTGGCCCTGCTCAGCGTGCTGCCGGGCGGCAGGGAACGAACGGGGCCCGGCCCGGTCGTGCCCGCGCTCAGCGTCGGGGTGACCCTGGAAATGCTGTTCAGCACCTTCACGATGCCCGCGGAACAGGAAGCCGCGGTCGGCTGGATCATGGTGATGGTGCTCTGCGTGCTCCAGTCCGTCATCGCGCTCGTCGCCTACTTCATCGGGCGGTCCGTTCCCGAAAGCCGGTGA
- a CDS encoding serine/threonine-protein kinase, whose amino-acid sequence MSGEGELVAGRYRLSDRVGRGGMGVVWRAHDERLDRVVAVKELRTDHGDDDTAHEAALERAMREGRVAARLRHPHAVTVHDVVTHGHTPFLVMEFLPSRSLSALVADRGPLPAEEVAVLGAQVASALAAAHAEGIVHRDVKPGNVLVTDDGTTKIADFGISRADGEGTITDRGVIAGTPAYLSPEAADSGRVGPPSDVFSLGATLYFAIEGVPPFGDTGNTIALLVRIAHAQPAPPRNAGPLAELLLAMLRRDPDERPTMRQVRELLTAVAEGRSASVPRAHPRTRLLPVGAARRLPRRAAVTGLVAGALVAVGMALGAALNTDRSLGEAAAQPAASKCEAELRVTNRWPGGYQGEVVVKPGSGGVVGWEVRWSLPEGHRVSDVWNGTPTRLGDDLRVRDAGWNAAVRQGSATAFGFVASTSPEADSVDEVGGSLACVPG is encoded by the coding sequence GTGAGCGGCGAGGGCGAACTGGTCGCTGGGCGGTACCGGTTGTCGGACCGGGTGGGCCGGGGCGGCATGGGCGTCGTGTGGCGAGCCCACGACGAGCGACTCGATCGGGTGGTCGCCGTCAAGGAGTTGCGCACCGACCACGGTGACGACGACACGGCCCACGAGGCGGCACTCGAGCGGGCCATGAGGGAGGGCCGGGTCGCGGCGCGGCTGCGGCATCCCCACGCGGTCACCGTGCACGACGTGGTGACTCACGGCCACACCCCCTTTCTCGTCATGGAGTTCCTTCCTTCCCGAAGTCTGTCCGCGCTCGTCGCCGACCGAGGGCCGTTGCCCGCCGAGGAGGTCGCCGTGCTCGGCGCGCAGGTGGCGTCGGCACTCGCCGCGGCGCACGCGGAGGGCATCGTGCACCGCGATGTGAAACCGGGAAACGTGCTGGTCACCGACGACGGGACCACCAAGATCGCCGACTTCGGAATCTCCCGGGCCGACGGCGAGGGCACGATCACGGACCGTGGCGTCATCGCGGGAACACCTGCCTACCTGTCGCCCGAAGCCGCCGACAGCGGACGGGTGGGCCCGCCGTCGGACGTCTTCTCGCTCGGCGCGACGTTGTATTTCGCGATTGAGGGTGTTCCCCCGTTCGGGGACACGGGAAACACGATCGCGTTGCTTGTGCGGATCGCGCATGCGCAACCCGCGCCGCCTCGCAACGCCGGCCCGCTGGCCGAGCTGCTGCTGGCGATGTTGCGGCGTGATCCGGACGAACGGCCGACCATGCGGCAGGTGCGCGAGTTGCTCACAGCGGTGGCCGAAGGGCGCAGCGCGAGCGTGCCGAGAGCGCATCCCCGCACCCGGTTGCTCCCGGTGGGTGCCGCGAGACGGCTGCCGAGACGCGCTGCCGTCACCGGACTCGTGGCGGGGGCGCTGGTGGCGGTGGGCATGGCGCTCGGGGCGGCGCTCAACACCGATCGTTCACTCGGGGAAGCGGCGGCGCAGCCTGCCGCGTCGAAGTGCGAGGCGGAACTGCGGGTGACCAACCGCTGGCCGGGCGGTTACCAGGGTGAGGTGGTCGTGAAGCCCGGCAGCGGGGGCGTCGTCGGCTGGGAGGTGCGCTGGTCCTTGCCCGAGGGGCACAGGGTCAGCGACGTCTGGAACGGGACACCGACCCGGCTGGGCGACGACCTTCGGGTGCGAGACGCGGGCTGGAACGCCGCGGTGCGTCAGGGCTCCGCCACGGCGTTCGGTTTCGTTGCCAGTACCTCCCCGGAAGCCGACTCGGTGGACGAGGTCGGTGGGTCGCTGGCCTGTGTGCCCGGCTGA
- a CDS encoding sensor histidine kinase, whose protein sequence is MRLEVTSGQGVHFHEAAVYGSDEEFLSVLIPFLRRGIDAGEPTIACLPPAKARLLRRAFVDAGSVTFLDTATVYANPATAVKHYRDVVSHHTQRGARQVHLVGELDNPGHVTPWGPWARYEAAVNHLFDDLPLWSLCTYDARTTPRPVLDDVLRTHPWLALPGGNHTSSTAFTDPLVFLETHVPDPTEVALPHCAPTVELRTPHPEQARDAAHRVGEQAGLGEARIGELVLAVSESVTNAVHHGQPPVWLRLWAEPHRVVTTVTDAGDGPDDPLAGLAPAQRSRADGGLGLWIVHQVCDYVTMHRHEDGHTVVLVVGARSK, encoded by the coding sequence ATGAGGCTGGAAGTGACATCAGGCCAGGGCGTCCATTTCCATGAGGCGGCCGTCTACGGCTCCGACGAAGAATTCCTGTCGGTGCTGATTCCGTTCCTCCGGCGGGGGATCGACGCGGGAGAGCCGACCATCGCCTGCCTGCCCCCGGCGAAGGCCAGGCTCCTGCGCAGGGCCTTCGTGGACGCGGGTTCGGTGACCTTCCTCGACACGGCCACCGTGTACGCGAACCCCGCGACGGCGGTGAAGCACTACCGCGACGTGGTGTCCCACCACACCCAGCGGGGAGCCAGGCAGGTACACCTGGTCGGCGAGCTCGACAACCCCGGCCACGTCACGCCGTGGGGGCCTTGGGCTCGCTACGAGGCCGCCGTGAACCACCTGTTCGACGACCTGCCGCTGTGGAGTCTGTGCACGTACGACGCCCGCACGACACCGAGGCCCGTGCTCGACGACGTCCTGCGCACACATCCGTGGCTCGCACTGCCCGGCGGGAACCATACGTCGAGCACCGCCTTCACCGACCCGCTCGTGTTCCTCGAAACGCACGTGCCGGACCCGACCGAGGTCGCTCTCCCCCACTGCGCCCCGACAGTGGAACTGCGGACGCCGCACCCGGAGCAGGCCCGTGACGCCGCGCACCGCGTCGGCGAACAGGCAGGACTCGGCGAGGCCCGCATCGGCGAACTGGTGCTCGCCGTGAGCGAGTCGGTCACCAACGCCGTGCACCACGGGCAACCACCGGTGTGGCTGCGCCTGTGGGCGGAGCCACACCGGGTGGTGACGACGGTGACCGACGCGGGCGACGGCCCGGACGACCCGCTCGCAGGGCTCGCTCCCGCCCAGCGCAGCCGGGCCGACGGTGGCCTGGGGCTCTGGATCGTGCACCAGGTGTGCGACTACGTCACGATGCACAGGCACGAGGACGGCCACACCGTCGTCCTCGTCGTCGGCGCACGGTCGAAGTGA
- a CDS encoding ABC transporter substrate-binding protein, with protein MIRLFRPRSSSTRVASLAVLGVVALAACSPANEEPAEGGGGENGNGFPRTVAHAMGETVIEERPETVAALDSSYVDAALALETRVVAYTSYPTSDTPPEYLGDDVRYLSDARVVGELANPDVEALYDVAPDLVVSARVRHEGIYSELSNVAPTVFSETTGATWKDNIRLLAKALGKEELAERKISDYERRAEAIGKAIKAKEGELPTYSLVRFVEGEPTVRLYTAESFPGIVASDVGLRRPKGQPSGESGIAVELSQEQIGQLDADHIWVSSYVDDTQQAENPKAAFESNPLWGKLSGEVSEVSDETWYVSVSLQGAHAMLDDIAEQFGVDPARD; from the coding sequence ATGATCCGCCTGTTCCGACCGCGGAGTAGCTCGACCAGGGTGGCCTCGTTGGCCGTGTTGGGCGTGGTCGCGCTCGCTGCCTGTTCTCCGGCCAACGAGGAACCCGCCGAGGGTGGGGGAGGCGAGAACGGCAACGGCTTCCCGCGCACCGTAGCGCATGCCATGGGCGAGACCGTGATCGAGGAACGGCCCGAAACGGTCGCCGCGCTCGACTCCAGTTACGTCGACGCGGCGTTGGCGTTGGAGACCAGGGTCGTCGCGTACACGAGCTACCCGACGTCGGACACTCCGCCGGAGTACCTCGGTGACGACGTGCGGTACCTGTCGGACGCCCGCGTCGTGGGGGAGCTGGCGAACCCGGACGTGGAGGCACTGTACGACGTGGCGCCCGACCTCGTGGTCTCCGCGAGGGTGCGCCACGAAGGTATCTACAGTGAACTGTCCAATGTGGCTCCTACTGTGTTCAGTGAGACCACGGGAGCGACGTGGAAGGACAACATCCGGCTCCTCGCGAAGGCACTCGGCAAGGAGGAGCTCGCCGAACGCAAGATCTCGGACTACGAGCGGAGGGCCGAGGCCATCGGCAAGGCCATCAAGGCCAAGGAGGGTGAGCTGCCCACCTACTCGCTCGTGCGGTTCGTGGAAGGCGAACCGACCGTGCGGCTCTACACGGCGGAGTCCTTCCCCGGCATCGTCGCGTCGGACGTCGGGCTGCGCAGGCCGAAGGGACAACCGAGCGGTGAGTCCGGGATCGCCGTCGAGCTGAGCCAGGAGCAGATCGGGCAGCTCGACGCCGACCACATCTGGGTGTCCAGCTACGTGGACGACACCCAGCAGGCGGAGAACCCGAAGGCCGCGTTCGAGTCGAACCCCCTGTGGGGCAAGCTCTCCGGAGAGGTCAGCGAGGTCAGCGACGAGACCTGGTACGTGTCGGTGAGCCTGCAGGGTGCCCACGCGATGCTCGACGACATCGCCGAGCAGTTCGGGGTCGACCCCGCGCGAGACTAG
- a CDS encoding MFS transporter, producing MLVLLLACVVQFLVVLDVSIVNVALPSMETALGLDQEGAQWVVNAYALVFAGLLLLGGRLADLLGLRRVFLAGLVTFTAASLLGGTATDAATVIAARAGQGLGAAVLAPATVTMLTTTVPEGPRRHRALAAWTAVGLAGGTTGNLVGGLLTEYLSWRWVLLGNVPVGLVAAVLAVRALPAGDTVRRRPVDLPGAVLATTGLLALTFGVVRSGTHGWDSPTTLVALACGLGALTAFVVVERRFARVPLLPPTLFGVRSVVRGNIVLLLAGACLNPMWYFLTFAMQNVLGFGPLLTGLGFLPHTVLTIVVGVWLTPRLMRRVEPRTLVVAGAAVAAAGFAWQSGLDADSAYLPGVLGPAVLISLGGGLLNTPITVLATSGVAEEDAGAASGLLNTTKQVGGAVGLAALVAMVNPVVDGGGATASADGYGLAFLIMAALLVSTALCAMLLPRSLTTPVPDAIPGRVTGDRRG from the coding sequence ATGCTCGTACTCCTCCTGGCGTGCGTGGTGCAGTTCCTCGTGGTGCTCGACGTCTCGATCGTCAACGTGGCACTGCCCTCGATGGAGACGGCACTCGGCCTCGACCAGGAGGGCGCGCAGTGGGTCGTCAACGCCTACGCACTCGTGTTCGCCGGACTGTTGCTCCTCGGTGGCCGCCTGGCCGATCTCCTCGGGTTGCGGCGGGTGTTCCTCGCGGGGCTCGTCACGTTCACCGCGGCGAGCCTGCTCGGCGGTACGGCCACCGATGCCGCGACGGTCATCGCCGCGCGAGCCGGGCAGGGACTCGGCGCCGCGGTGCTCGCTCCCGCCACGGTGACCATGCTCACCACCACCGTCCCGGAGGGGCCACGCCGTCATCGCGCGCTCGCGGCCTGGACCGCTGTCGGACTGGCGGGCGGCACCACGGGCAATCTCGTCGGCGGCCTGTTGACCGAGTACCTGTCCTGGCGGTGGGTACTGCTCGGCAACGTGCCCGTCGGCCTGGTCGCGGCGGTGTTGGCCGTGCGAGCGCTGCCTGCCGGTGACACGGTGCGACGGCGCCCCGTCGACCTACCCGGAGCGGTGCTCGCCACCACAGGACTGCTGGCGCTGACGTTCGGCGTCGTCCGCTCGGGCACGCACGGCTGGGACTCACCGACCACGCTCGTCGCGCTGGCCTGCGGGCTCGGCGCCCTCACCGCGTTCGTCGTGGTCGAACGGAGGTTCGCGCGGGTTCCGTTGCTACCACCGACCCTGTTCGGGGTCCGTTCCGTCGTGCGCGGCAACATCGTGCTTCTGCTCGCGGGGGCGTGCCTCAACCCGATGTGGTACTTCCTGACGTTCGCCATGCAGAACGTGCTGGGGTTCGGCCCGTTGCTCACGGGGCTCGGGTTCCTGCCGCACACGGTGCTCACCATCGTGGTGGGGGTCTGGCTGACCCCGCGGCTGATGCGCAGGGTCGAGCCCCGCACCCTCGTGGTGGCGGGCGCCGCCGTGGCGGCGGCGGGGTTCGCGTGGCAGAGCGGACTCGATGCCGACTCCGCCTACCTGCCGGGCGTTCTGGGGCCCGCAGTGCTCATCTCGCTCGGTGGCGGACTACTCAACACACCGATCACCGTCCTCGCCACCAGCGGAGTCGCCGAGGAGGACGCGGGTGCGGCGTCAGGGCTGCTCAACACCACGAAGCAGGTCGGCGGAGCGGTGGGGCTGGCCGCGCTCGTCGCGATGGTGAATCCCGTCGTGGACGGCGGAGGGGCCACGGCTTCCGCGGACGGGTACGGACTCGCCTTCCTGATCATGGCGGCGTTGTTGGTCTCCACCGCACTCTGTGCCATGTTGCTGCCCCGCTCGCTCACGACTCCGGTCCCCGACGCGATCCCCGGCCGCGTAACCGGTGATCGGCGTGGGTAG
- a CDS encoding Hsp20/alpha crystallin family protein gives MLMRTDPFREFDRLAQLFGLNGTDTRPSAMPMDAYRAGDEFVVQFDLPGVAPESIDLGVERNVLTVRAERKPDHGDDADMLVTERPRGVFSRQLFLGDSLDNENISAHCDAGVLTLRIPVAEQAKPRKIAVAATPERKAIDA, from the coding sequence ATGCTGATGCGCACGGACCCGTTCCGGGAATTCGACCGGCTGGCACAACTCTTCGGCCTGAACGGCACCGACACCCGCCCCTCCGCGATGCCCATGGACGCCTACCGGGCGGGCGACGAGTTCGTCGTGCAGTTCGACCTTCCCGGCGTCGCTCCCGAGTCGATCGACCTCGGCGTCGAGCGCAACGTCCTCACGGTGCGCGCCGAGCGGAAGCCAGACCACGGTGACGACGCCGACATGCTTGTCACCGAGCGGCCGCGAGGTGTGTTCAGTCGGCAGTTGTTCCTCGGCGACTCCCTCGACAACGAGAACATCAGCGCCCACTGCGACGCGGGTGTACTGACTCTGCGCATCCCGGTCGCCGAGCAGGCGAAGCCGCGCAAGATCGCCGTGGCCGCCACACCGGAGCGCAAGGCCATCGACGCCTGA
- a CDS encoding TetR/AcrR family transcriptional regulator has translation MPRKVDHGERKAQIIGALLRVAGREGLAAVTMRAVAAEAGMSLRLVQYYFDTKAQLLHATLEHLEQRSHERWNARLSALSAQPSTRDHVERFLAEALPTDEDSRLFHLVWTSYAVLAMTDPELARRPFVSGPDRLERHLAEALRTAEERGELAPGADPETEAARLVTLEHGLGTSVLVGQRSAEAAMAVLHYHLDRVLPRSRKAAQPGTQASDPPTSSTESASGEVLATKPNAVAEP, from the coding sequence GTGCCGAGAAAAGTCGACCATGGTGAACGCAAGGCGCAGATCATCGGCGCGTTGCTCCGCGTCGCCGGCCGCGAGGGCCTGGCCGCCGTCACCATGCGAGCGGTCGCGGCCGAAGCCGGGATGTCACTTCGGCTGGTGCAGTACTACTTCGACACGAAGGCCCAACTGCTGCACGCGACGCTCGAACACCTCGAACAACGCAGTCACGAGCGATGGAACGCCCGGTTGTCCGCGCTGTCGGCCCAGCCGTCGACCCGCGACCACGTCGAGCGGTTCCTCGCCGAGGCACTGCCCACCGACGAGGACAGCCGGTTGTTCCACCTCGTCTGGACCTCCTACGCCGTCCTCGCGATGACCGATCCCGAACTCGCGCGCCGTCCGTTCGTCTCCGGCCCGGACCGCCTCGAACGTCACCTCGCCGAGGCGCTGCGCACAGCAGAGGAACGAGGCGAGCTCGCACCGGGCGCGGATCCGGAGACCGAGGCCGCGCGGTTGGTGACCCTCGAACACGGCCTCGGCACGAGCGTCCTCGTGGGCCAGCGCAGCGCCGAGGCGGCGATGGCGGTGCTGCACTACCACCTGGACCGCGTACTGCCGCGGAGCAGGAAGGCGGCTCAGCCGGGCACACAGGCCAGCGACCCACCGACCTCGTCCACCGAGTCGGCTTCCGGGGAGGTACTGGCAACGAAACCGAACGCCGTGGCGGAGCCCTGA
- a CDS encoding class I SAM-dependent DNA methyltransferase — protein sequence MAREPWHDDAARWNARYAHQPPTFEPHPLVAEALAAGIPDGPVLDLACGRSGSALALAERGRRVLAVDVSDVALHQLRAEARRRGLGDRVWCVQADLRTFVPAPRTFTLVLATLFWDATTFRAAREAVAPGGLLGWEALAATAGVGSTRFRVRPGELSAALDERWEVLAEDTGEGASGPRQRETCRVLARAARE from the coding sequence GTGGCACGTGAGCCGTGGCACGACGACGCGGCGAGGTGGAACGCCCGCTATGCGCACCAGCCTCCGACGTTCGAGCCGCATCCTCTCGTGGCGGAGGCGCTCGCGGCGGGGATCCCGGACGGTCCGGTGCTGGACCTGGCGTGCGGCCGGTCGGGCAGTGCGTTGGCGCTGGCCGAACGGGGCCGCCGGGTCCTCGCGGTGGACGTGTCCGACGTGGCGTTGCACCAACTTCGAGCCGAGGCTCGCCGGAGGGGGCTCGGCGACCGCGTGTGGTGCGTGCAGGCGGACCTCCGCACGTTCGTCCCCGCCCCCAGGACGTTCACTTTGGTGCTCGCGACGCTGTTCTGGGACGCCACGACGTTCCGTGCCGCCCGCGAGGCCGTGGCGCCGGGCGGACTACTGGGCTGGGAGGCACTCGCTGCGACGGCGGGTGTCGGCTCGACGCGGTTCCGGGTGCGGCCGGGCGAGCTCTCCGCCGCGCTGGACGAGCGTTGGGAGGTGCTGGCGGAGGACACCGGCGAAGGGGCTTCCGGGCCGCGACAGCGCGAGACCTGCCGGGTGCTCGCGCGTGCGGCCCGGGAGTGA